Genomic window (Pristiophorus japonicus isolate sPriJap1 chromosome 9, sPriJap1.hap1, whole genome shotgun sequence):
ttccacaggttcaccactctctgggtgaagaagtttctcctcatctgagtcctaaatggcttaccccttatccttaagactgtgacccctggttctggacttccccaacatcgggaacattcttcctgcatctaacctgtctaaacctgtcagaattttaaacgtttctatgaggtcccctctcattcttctgaactccagtgaatacaagcccagttgatccagtctttcttgataggtcagtcccaccatcccggtaatcagtctggtgaatcttcactgcactccctcaatagcaagaatgtccttcctcaagttaggagaccaaaactgtacacaatactccaggtgtggcctcaccaaggccctgtacaactgtagcaacacctccctgcccctgtactcaaatcccctcgctatgaaggccaacatgccatttgctttcttaactgcttgctgtacctgcatgccaaccttcaatgactgatgtaccatgacacccaggtctcgttgcacctccccatttcctaatctgtcaccattcagataatagtctgtctctctgtttttaccaccaaagtggataacctcacatttatgcacattgtacttcatctgccatgcatttgcccactcacgtaacctatccatgtcactctgcagactcatagcatgctcctcgcagctcacagtgccacccaacttagtgtcatccgcaaatttggagatactacatttaatcccctcgtctaaatcattaatgtacaatataaacagctggggccccagcacagaaccttgcagtaccccactagtcagtgcctgccattctgaaaagtacccatgttggccttcacagctagggaatttgagtataggagcagagaggtcttaatgaagttgtacagggccttggcgaggcctcacctggaatattgtgttccattttggtctcctaatctgaggaaggacattcttgctgttgagggagtgcagcgaaggttcaccagattgattcaggggatggcaggactgacatatgaggagagactggattgactgagcctatattcactggagtttagaagaatgagaggggatctcatagaaacatataaaattctgacgggactggacaggttagctgcaggaagaatgttcccgatgttggggaagttcagaaccaggggacagttttaggataaggggaaggtcatttaggactgtgatgaggataaacttcttccccagagtgttgttaacctgtggaattccctgcagcagagagttgttgatgccaatggattggatatattcaagagggagttagatgttcttgacggctaaagggatcaaggggtatggagagacagcaggaaaggggtactgaggtgaatgatcagccatgatcttattgaatggtggtgcaggctcgaagggccgaatggcctacccctgcacctattttctatgtttctatgcaccttacacagtcaagattaacccgcacggtgactttgctgtcagtgaagagagacgagaaagaccaaagtgccgtttgcccctctcagtgtgaccctgaaggactatGTCCAGGAGGAAGTTCTCTCCCCATacaatcctccccccagattgtcctctctgagctccaaccaggtgatgctaaacactcgggtgggaaagacaaaaatccacatgaATGTATTGAAAGTAACACTAATTTATTTGtctgtatcccaaatattaaagtccagcccagtcatagagttattaacatcagcggaaacaaaccccaactgtcagaataaaCACGATTCAGTCCAGGATGTGATTaatagcagcaataacagcagaggacaaatcctgcagtcacttgtgaactcgtcggtgtgtcagcaggtgggatgaccgagtgaatcccttcccacactctgagcaggtgaacggcctctccccagtgtgaactcgctggtgcctcagcagggtggatgactgagtgaatcccttcccacactcagagcaggtgaatggcctctccccagtgtgaactcgctggtgtatcagcagggtggatgactgactgaatcccttcccacattcagagcaggtgaacggcctctccccagcgtgaattcgctggtgcctcagcaggctggatgaccgagtgaatcccttcccacattcagagcaggtgaatggcctctccccagtgtgaactcgctggtgtatcagcaggtcggatgactgagtgaatcccttcccacaatcggagcaggtgaatggcctctccccagtgtgaacttgcttgtgttccagcagggtggatgactgagtgaatcccttcccacactcagagcaggtgaatggcctctccccagtgtgaactcgctggtgcctcagcagggtggatgacagagtgaatcccttcccacattcagagcaagtgaacggcctctccccagtgtgaactcgctggtgtatcagcaggttggataactgagtgaatcccttcccacaatcggagcaggtgaacggcctctccccagtgtgaactcgctggtgtatcagcagggtggatgactgagtgaatctcttcccacaatcggagcaggtgaatggcctctccccagtgtgaccttgccgatgtgtttccagctgggatgggtattTGAAACGTTTCCCaaaatccccacatttacacagtttctccccagtgtgactgcacttgtgtctctccaggttggatgatcggctgaagccttgtccacacacagagcgcgtgaactgtttctccccgctgtgaacagtgctttttgcttccatggtcaaaggccgatgatattcagatccCGATGATTCGAGTGAccgtcagatcttaatgtgatgtttggtttgagcctccggtcgacaaatcctccctgTTTAATAccttgtaaagtgaatttcaaacaggaaaaaggttaGGTGAGAGAAaagccacaaaaacacaaaggaaggttgtgaaattgagctaaaTGAACTTGGTTATTTGTGCGGCCGTCAGcagaaaaaaagtgaccatgacAGCTGTCGGATTGTGGTAATAACCCAACTAGTCACTAATGTCTTTCAGGAACGGGAACCCACCACCCGGTATGGGCCAACACAAGACTCTGacctctatgggaggagggagaggtgggcggggTGAAAGGGAGGGACTTTATACATTTGCAAGTCGACCAAAACTTTAACAGAACCTcgcaaacccacaacctctcccacctagatggaCCAAGGCACCAGGTGCTTGGGAAATCCttcacctccaatttcccctccaagtctcccaacatcctgacttgggcatatatcactgttcctacatcgtcactgggtgaaagtcctggaactcctcacctaacagcattgtgggaggaccgtcaccacacggactgcagcggttcgagaagaaggcccaccatcaccttgtcaaggggcaaatggaaattagaaatatattctggccttactagcgacacccacatcccaagaatagattaaaacaaatctgtacattgaaagcctctacagaaatacttgttcctaaaccAATACTCTTTTACATTGTGCGGATggtgtctgtttcacaacctaatctcccctagaatccaccgtcatcgacagtctctcatcggaaattgttgggcccgactgggctcagaggtactggggtta
Coding sequences:
- the LOC139273383 gene encoding zinc finger protein 551-like encodes the protein MEAKSTVHSGEKQFTRSVCGQGFSRSSNLERHKCSHTGEKLCKCGDFGKRFKYPSQLETHRQGHTGERPFTCSDCGKRFTQSSTLLIHQRVHTGERPFTCSDCGKGFTQLSNLLIHQRVHTGERPFTCSECGKGFTLSSTLLRHQRVHTGERPFTCSECGKGFTQSSTLLEHKQVHTGERPFTCSDCGKGFTQSSDLLIHQRVHTGERPFTCSECGKGFTRSSSLLRHQRIHAGERPFTCSECGKGFSQSSTLLIHQRVHTGERPFTCSECGKGFTQSSTLLRHQRVHTGERPFTCSECGKGFTRSSHLLTHRRVHK